The Oenanthe melanoleuca isolate GR-GAL-2019-014 unplaced genomic scaffold, OMel1.0 S404, whole genome shotgun sequence genome window below encodes:
- the LOC130266972 gene encoding nucleolar pre-ribosomal-associated protein 1-like, with protein MDEEPLMTEVSSNDKTLEDALTLIFRHPALESWFLALELRSIPQPGLNPVTVKLLSAHLHSGVLQLLKTRDHRHVLSKYFKAITKSVLEELQTGGKDQSQVYPRKSHQLQALEELHMYMTAAQLKEITLTMLQLPEMGLASQKSEKIP; from the coding sequence ACCCTGGAGGATGCACTCACCTTGATTTTCAGACATCCTGCACTGGAGAGCTGGTTCCTGGCGTTGGAGCTGCGCTCTATTCCTCAGCCTGGTCTGAACCCTGTCACTGTGAAGCTCCTGTCAGCTCACCTCCATTCTggggtgctccagctgctgaaaacgAGAGATCACAGACACGTCTTGTCCAAGTATTTCAAAGCCATCACCAAAAGtgtcctggaagagctgcagactgGGGGGAAGGACCAAAGCCAGGTCTATCCCAGGAAGTctcaccagctgcaggctctggaggagctgcacatGTACAtgactgcagctcagctgaaggagaTCACTTTAACCATGCTGCAACTTCCTGAGATGGGCTTGGCttctcagaaatctgaaaaaatcccctaa